A portion of the Oncorhynchus gorbuscha isolate QuinsamMale2020 ecotype Even-year linkage group LG07, OgorEven_v1.0, whole genome shotgun sequence genome contains these proteins:
- the zbtb18 gene encoding zinc finger and BTB domain-containing protein 18 isoform X4, giving the protein MEFPDHSRHLLQCLSEQRHQGFLCDSTVLVGDAQFRAHRAVLASCSMYFHLFYKDQLDKRDIVHLNSDIVTAPAFALLLEFMYEGKLQFKALPVEDVLAAASFLHMYDIVKVCKKKLKYKATAEADSTKKEEDASSCSDKVESFSEGSTGHPATADLLPSDDEDLEAKQDPSNLWMRLPSDRPGTPATATSPTEADTHVSPPKLQSPAGSPSSSTGSLSRRSLGSRGSRSSRSSRRVSADADCVLDLSVKSSLTGPSEALSNNPYFCGRVTPDSLQGTLVQVKQEKNTGSDDEGLVSGDYEMDHSGPKATPPRTNGGLNHHGVGSHAHRRLGLEAHLSALRDASLASELERDDKVSDDDMLGGESERAQVEAASIDSALLPYVSNMLNAPHTQIFMCPLCNKVFPSPHILQIHLSTHFREQEGVRAKPASDVNVPTCSICGKTFSCMYTLKRHERTHSGEKPYTCTTCGKSFQYSHNLSRHAVVHTREKPHACKWCERRFTQSGDLYRHIRKFHCELVNSLSVKSEGLNLPNLHRDWAIEDSSQELWK; this is encoded by the coding sequence ATGGAGTTCCCAGACCACAGCAGACATTTGCTACAGTGTCTGAGTGAGCAGAGGCATCAGGGTTTCCTTTGTGATTCCACTGTGCTGGTCGGCGATGCCCAGTTCCGAGCCCATCGAGCAGTGCTGGCTTCATGCAGCATGTACTTCCATCTCTTTTACAAGGACCAGCTGGACAAAAGGGACATTGTTCATCTGAACAGCGACATTGTTACAGCCCCGGCGTTCGCTCTCCTGCTGGAGTTCATGTACGAGGGGAAGCTCCAGTTCAAAGCCCTGCCCGTGGAGGACGTGCTGGCTGCAGCCAGTTTCCTACATATGTACGACATAGTCAAGGTCTGCAAGAAGAAGCTGAAGTACAAAGCCACTGCGGAGGCAGACAGCACCAAGAAGGAGGAAGATGCCTCCAGCTGCTCTGACAAAGTAGAGAGCTTCTCTGAGGGCAGCACGGGCCACCCCGCAACGGCCGACCTACTGCCCAGTGACGATGAGGACCTGGAGGCCAAGCAGGACCCCAGTAACCTGTGGATGAGGCTGCCCTCTGACCGCCCGGGCACCCCAGCCACCGCCACCAGTCCAACGGAGGCTGACACCCATGTCAGTCCCCCCAAACTGCAGTCCCCTGCCGGCAGCCCCAGCAGCTCTACTGGCTCCCTGTCCCGGAGATCCCTGGGCTCCCGTGGCTCCCGAAGCTCCCGCAGCTCTCGCAGAGTGTCGGCAGATGCAGACTGTGTCCTGGACTTGTCTGTGAAGTCCAGCCTGACAGGGCCCAGCGAGGCCTTGTCCAACAACCCCTATTTCTGTGGCCGGGTGACGCCCGACAGCCTGCAGGGCACCCTGGTCCAGGTGAAGCAGGAGAAGAACACAGGCTCAGATGATGAGGGCCTGGTGAGTGGCGACTATGAGATGGACCACAGCGGGCCCAAAGCAACCCCTCCCAGAACCAACGGAGGACTGAACCACCACGGGGTCGGCAGCCATGCTCACAGACGCCTGGGCCTGGAGGCCCACCTCTCGGCCCTGCGTGATGCCTCCCTGGCCAGCGAGCTGGAGCGTGACGACAAGGTCAGCGATGATGACATgctggggggagagagtgagcgggcCCAGGTCGAGGCGGCCAGCATCGATAGCGCCCTGCTGCCCTACGTGTCCAACATGCTGAACGCTCCTCACACTCAGATCTTCATGTGCCCCCTGTGCAACAAGGTGTTTCCCAGTCCGCACATCCTCCAGATCCACCTCAGCACACACTTTCGCGAGCAGGAAGGCGTGCGCGCCAAGCCCGCCAGCGATGTCAATGTGCCCACCTGCTCCATCTGCGGCAAGACGTTCTCCTGCATGTACACCCTGAAGCGCCACGAGCGGACTCACTCCGGGGAGAAGCCGTACACGTGCACCACGTGCGGTAAGAGCTTCCAGTACTCCCACAACCTGAGCCGGCACGCTGTGGTGCACACCCGAGAGAAGCCGCACGCCTGCAAGTGGTGCGAGCGGCGCTTCACCCAGTCCGGGGACCTGTACCGCCACATCCGCAAGTTCCACTGCGAACTGGTCAACTCGCTCTCTGTCAAGAGCGAAGGCCTCAACCTCCCCAACCTCCACAGGGACTGGGCCATAGAGGATAGTTCTCAAGAACTGTGGAAGTGA
- the zbtb18 gene encoding zinc finger and BTB domain-containing protein 18 isoform X1 gives MWNGHRSQSRATPLPNIIWKHLGYEDSMEFPDHSRHLLQCLSEQRHQGFLCDSTVLVGDAQFRAHRAVLASCSMYFHLFYKDQLDKRDIVHLNSDIVTAPAFALLLEFMYEGKLQFKALPVEDVLAAASFLHMYDIVKVCKKKLKYKATAEADSTKKEEDASSCSDKVESFSEGSTGHPATADLLPSDDEDLEAKQDPSNLWMRLPSDRPGTPATATSPTEADTHVSPPKLQSPAGSPSSSTGSLSRRSLGSRGSRSSRSSRRVSADADCVLDLSVKSSLTGPSEALSNNPYFCGRVTPDSLQGTLVQVKQEKNTGSDDEGLVSGDYEMDHSGPKATPPRTNGGLNHHGVGSHAHRRLGLEAHLSALRDASLASELERDDKVSDDDMLGGESERAQVEAASIDSALLPYVSNMLNAPHTQIFMCPLCNKVFPSPHILQIHLSTHFREQEGVRAKPASDVNVPTCSICGKTFSCMYTLKRHERTHSGEKPYTCTTCGKSFQYSHNLSRHAVVHTREKPHACKWCERRFTQSGDLYRHIRKFHCELVNSLSVKSEGLNLPNLHRDWAIEDSSQELWK, from the exons ATGTGGAACGGCCATAGATCGCAGTCTAGAGCAACACCTCTCCCAAATATAATCTGGAAACATTTAG GTTATGAAGACAGCATGGAGTTCCCAGACCACAGCAGACATTTGCTACAGTGTCTGAGTGAGCAGAGGCATCAGGGTTTCCTTTGTGATTCCACTGTGCTGGTCGGCGATGCCCAGTTCCGAGCCCATCGAGCAGTGCTGGCTTCATGCAGCATGTACTTCCATCTCTTTTACAAGGACCAGCTGGACAAAAGGGACATTGTTCATCTGAACAGCGACATTGTTACAGCCCCGGCGTTCGCTCTCCTGCTGGAGTTCATGTACGAGGGGAAGCTCCAGTTCAAAGCCCTGCCCGTGGAGGACGTGCTGGCTGCAGCCAGTTTCCTACATATGTACGACATAGTCAAGGTCTGCAAGAAGAAGCTGAAGTACAAAGCCACTGCGGAGGCAGACAGCACCAAGAAGGAGGAAGATGCCTCCAGCTGCTCTGACAAAGTAGAGAGCTTCTCTGAGGGCAGCACGGGCCACCCCGCAACGGCCGACCTACTGCCCAGTGACGATGAGGACCTGGAGGCCAAGCAGGACCCCAGTAACCTGTGGATGAGGCTGCCCTCTGACCGCCCGGGCACCCCAGCCACCGCCACCAGTCCAACGGAGGCTGACACCCATGTCAGTCCCCCCAAACTGCAGTCCCCTGCCGGCAGCCCCAGCAGCTCTACTGGCTCCCTGTCCCGGAGATCCCTGGGCTCCCGTGGCTCCCGAAGCTCCCGCAGCTCTCGCAGAGTGTCGGCAGATGCAGACTGTGTCCTGGACTTGTCTGTGAAGTCCAGCCTGACAGGGCCCAGCGAGGCCTTGTCCAACAACCCCTATTTCTGTGGCCGGGTGACGCCCGACAGCCTGCAGGGCACCCTGGTCCAGGTGAAGCAGGAGAAGAACACAGGCTCAGATGATGAGGGCCTGGTGAGTGGCGACTATGAGATGGACCACAGCGGGCCCAAAGCAACCCCTCCCAGAACCAACGGAGGACTGAACCACCACGGGGTCGGCAGCCATGCTCACAGACGCCTGGGCCTGGAGGCCCACCTCTCGGCCCTGCGTGATGCCTCCCTGGCCAGCGAGCTGGAGCGTGACGACAAGGTCAGCGATGATGACATgctggggggagagagtgagcgggcCCAGGTCGAGGCGGCCAGCATCGATAGCGCCCTGCTGCCCTACGTGTCCAACATGCTGAACGCTCCTCACACTCAGATCTTCATGTGCCCCCTGTGCAACAAGGTGTTTCCCAGTCCGCACATCCTCCAGATCCACCTCAGCACACACTTTCGCGAGCAGGAAGGCGTGCGCGCCAAGCCCGCCAGCGATGTCAATGTGCCCACCTGCTCCATCTGCGGCAAGACGTTCTCCTGCATGTACACCCTGAAGCGCCACGAGCGGACTCACTCCGGGGAGAAGCCGTACACGTGCACCACGTGCGGTAAGAGCTTCCAGTACTCCCACAACCTGAGCCGGCACGCTGTGGTGCACACCCGAGAGAAGCCGCACGCCTGCAAGTGGTGCGAGCGGCGCTTCACCCAGTCCGGGGACCTGTACCGCCACATCCGCAAGTTCCACTGCGAACTGGTCAACTCGCTCTCTGTCAAGAGCGAAGGCCTCAACCTCCCCAACCTCCACAGGGACTGGGCCATAGAGGATAGTTCTCAAGAACTGTGGAAGTGA
- the zbtb18 gene encoding zinc finger and BTB domain-containing protein 18 isoform X2, whose amino-acid sequence MFRLMYYFRQEKAIWLTGYEDSMEFPDHSRHLLQCLSEQRHQGFLCDSTVLVGDAQFRAHRAVLASCSMYFHLFYKDQLDKRDIVHLNSDIVTAPAFALLLEFMYEGKLQFKALPVEDVLAAASFLHMYDIVKVCKKKLKYKATAEADSTKKEEDASSCSDKVESFSEGSTGHPATADLLPSDDEDLEAKQDPSNLWMRLPSDRPGTPATATSPTEADTHVSPPKLQSPAGSPSSSTGSLSRRSLGSRGSRSSRSSRRVSADADCVLDLSVKSSLTGPSEALSNNPYFCGRVTPDSLQGTLVQVKQEKNTGSDDEGLVSGDYEMDHSGPKATPPRTNGGLNHHGVGSHAHRRLGLEAHLSALRDASLASELERDDKVSDDDMLGGESERAQVEAASIDSALLPYVSNMLNAPHTQIFMCPLCNKVFPSPHILQIHLSTHFREQEGVRAKPASDVNVPTCSICGKTFSCMYTLKRHERTHSGEKPYTCTTCGKSFQYSHNLSRHAVVHTREKPHACKWCERRFTQSGDLYRHIRKFHCELVNSLSVKSEGLNLPNLHRDWAIEDSSQELWK is encoded by the exons ATGTTCAGGCTCATGTATTATTTCAGACAAGAAAAAGCTATTTGGTTAACAG GTTATGAAGACAGCATGGAGTTCCCAGACCACAGCAGACATTTGCTACAGTGTCTGAGTGAGCAGAGGCATCAGGGTTTCCTTTGTGATTCCACTGTGCTGGTCGGCGATGCCCAGTTCCGAGCCCATCGAGCAGTGCTGGCTTCATGCAGCATGTACTTCCATCTCTTTTACAAGGACCAGCTGGACAAAAGGGACATTGTTCATCTGAACAGCGACATTGTTACAGCCCCGGCGTTCGCTCTCCTGCTGGAGTTCATGTACGAGGGGAAGCTCCAGTTCAAAGCCCTGCCCGTGGAGGACGTGCTGGCTGCAGCCAGTTTCCTACATATGTACGACATAGTCAAGGTCTGCAAGAAGAAGCTGAAGTACAAAGCCACTGCGGAGGCAGACAGCACCAAGAAGGAGGAAGATGCCTCCAGCTGCTCTGACAAAGTAGAGAGCTTCTCTGAGGGCAGCACGGGCCACCCCGCAACGGCCGACCTACTGCCCAGTGACGATGAGGACCTGGAGGCCAAGCAGGACCCCAGTAACCTGTGGATGAGGCTGCCCTCTGACCGCCCGGGCACCCCAGCCACCGCCACCAGTCCAACGGAGGCTGACACCCATGTCAGTCCCCCCAAACTGCAGTCCCCTGCCGGCAGCCCCAGCAGCTCTACTGGCTCCCTGTCCCGGAGATCCCTGGGCTCCCGTGGCTCCCGAAGCTCCCGCAGCTCTCGCAGAGTGTCGGCAGATGCAGACTGTGTCCTGGACTTGTCTGTGAAGTCCAGCCTGACAGGGCCCAGCGAGGCCTTGTCCAACAACCCCTATTTCTGTGGCCGGGTGACGCCCGACAGCCTGCAGGGCACCCTGGTCCAGGTGAAGCAGGAGAAGAACACAGGCTCAGATGATGAGGGCCTGGTGAGTGGCGACTATGAGATGGACCACAGCGGGCCCAAAGCAACCCCTCCCAGAACCAACGGAGGACTGAACCACCACGGGGTCGGCAGCCATGCTCACAGACGCCTGGGCCTGGAGGCCCACCTCTCGGCCCTGCGTGATGCCTCCCTGGCCAGCGAGCTGGAGCGTGACGACAAGGTCAGCGATGATGACATgctggggggagagagtgagcgggcCCAGGTCGAGGCGGCCAGCATCGATAGCGCCCTGCTGCCCTACGTGTCCAACATGCTGAACGCTCCTCACACTCAGATCTTCATGTGCCCCCTGTGCAACAAGGTGTTTCCCAGTCCGCACATCCTCCAGATCCACCTCAGCACACACTTTCGCGAGCAGGAAGGCGTGCGCGCCAAGCCCGCCAGCGATGTCAATGTGCCCACCTGCTCCATCTGCGGCAAGACGTTCTCCTGCATGTACACCCTGAAGCGCCACGAGCGGACTCACTCCGGGGAGAAGCCGTACACGTGCACCACGTGCGGTAAGAGCTTCCAGTACTCCCACAACCTGAGCCGGCACGCTGTGGTGCACACCCGAGAGAAGCCGCACGCCTGCAAGTGGTGCGAGCGGCGCTTCACCCAGTCCGGGGACCTGTACCGCCACATCCGCAAGTTCCACTGCGAACTGGTCAACTCGCTCTCTGTCAAGAGCGAAGGCCTCAACCTCCCCAACCTCCACAGGGACTGGGCCATAGAGGATAGTTCTCAAGAACTGTGGAAGTGA
- the zbtb18 gene encoding zinc finger and BTB domain-containing protein 18 isoform X3, with amino-acid sequence MHTAGYEDSMEFPDHSRHLLQCLSEQRHQGFLCDSTVLVGDAQFRAHRAVLASCSMYFHLFYKDQLDKRDIVHLNSDIVTAPAFALLLEFMYEGKLQFKALPVEDVLAAASFLHMYDIVKVCKKKLKYKATAEADSTKKEEDASSCSDKVESFSEGSTGHPATADLLPSDDEDLEAKQDPSNLWMRLPSDRPGTPATATSPTEADTHVSPPKLQSPAGSPSSSTGSLSRRSLGSRGSRSSRSSRRVSADADCVLDLSVKSSLTGPSEALSNNPYFCGRVTPDSLQGTLVQVKQEKNTGSDDEGLVSGDYEMDHSGPKATPPRTNGGLNHHGVGSHAHRRLGLEAHLSALRDASLASELERDDKVSDDDMLGGESERAQVEAASIDSALLPYVSNMLNAPHTQIFMCPLCNKVFPSPHILQIHLSTHFREQEGVRAKPASDVNVPTCSICGKTFSCMYTLKRHERTHSGEKPYTCTTCGKSFQYSHNLSRHAVVHTREKPHACKWCERRFTQSGDLYRHIRKFHCELVNSLSVKSEGLNLPNLHRDWAIEDSSQELWK; translated from the coding sequence GTTATGAAGACAGCATGGAGTTCCCAGACCACAGCAGACATTTGCTACAGTGTCTGAGTGAGCAGAGGCATCAGGGTTTCCTTTGTGATTCCACTGTGCTGGTCGGCGATGCCCAGTTCCGAGCCCATCGAGCAGTGCTGGCTTCATGCAGCATGTACTTCCATCTCTTTTACAAGGACCAGCTGGACAAAAGGGACATTGTTCATCTGAACAGCGACATTGTTACAGCCCCGGCGTTCGCTCTCCTGCTGGAGTTCATGTACGAGGGGAAGCTCCAGTTCAAAGCCCTGCCCGTGGAGGACGTGCTGGCTGCAGCCAGTTTCCTACATATGTACGACATAGTCAAGGTCTGCAAGAAGAAGCTGAAGTACAAAGCCACTGCGGAGGCAGACAGCACCAAGAAGGAGGAAGATGCCTCCAGCTGCTCTGACAAAGTAGAGAGCTTCTCTGAGGGCAGCACGGGCCACCCCGCAACGGCCGACCTACTGCCCAGTGACGATGAGGACCTGGAGGCCAAGCAGGACCCCAGTAACCTGTGGATGAGGCTGCCCTCTGACCGCCCGGGCACCCCAGCCACCGCCACCAGTCCAACGGAGGCTGACACCCATGTCAGTCCCCCCAAACTGCAGTCCCCTGCCGGCAGCCCCAGCAGCTCTACTGGCTCCCTGTCCCGGAGATCCCTGGGCTCCCGTGGCTCCCGAAGCTCCCGCAGCTCTCGCAGAGTGTCGGCAGATGCAGACTGTGTCCTGGACTTGTCTGTGAAGTCCAGCCTGACAGGGCCCAGCGAGGCCTTGTCCAACAACCCCTATTTCTGTGGCCGGGTGACGCCCGACAGCCTGCAGGGCACCCTGGTCCAGGTGAAGCAGGAGAAGAACACAGGCTCAGATGATGAGGGCCTGGTGAGTGGCGACTATGAGATGGACCACAGCGGGCCCAAAGCAACCCCTCCCAGAACCAACGGAGGACTGAACCACCACGGGGTCGGCAGCCATGCTCACAGACGCCTGGGCCTGGAGGCCCACCTCTCGGCCCTGCGTGATGCCTCCCTGGCCAGCGAGCTGGAGCGTGACGACAAGGTCAGCGATGATGACATgctggggggagagagtgagcgggcCCAGGTCGAGGCGGCCAGCATCGATAGCGCCCTGCTGCCCTACGTGTCCAACATGCTGAACGCTCCTCACACTCAGATCTTCATGTGCCCCCTGTGCAACAAGGTGTTTCCCAGTCCGCACATCCTCCAGATCCACCTCAGCACACACTTTCGCGAGCAGGAAGGCGTGCGCGCCAAGCCCGCCAGCGATGTCAATGTGCCCACCTGCTCCATCTGCGGCAAGACGTTCTCCTGCATGTACACCCTGAAGCGCCACGAGCGGACTCACTCCGGGGAGAAGCCGTACACGTGCACCACGTGCGGTAAGAGCTTCCAGTACTCCCACAACCTGAGCCGGCACGCTGTGGTGCACACCCGAGAGAAGCCGCACGCCTGCAAGTGGTGCGAGCGGCGCTTCACCCAGTCCGGGGACCTGTACCGCCACATCCGCAAGTTCCACTGCGAACTGGTCAACTCGCTCTCTGTCAAGAGCGAAGGCCTCAACCTCCCCAACCTCCACAGGGACTGGGCCATAGAGGATAGTTCTCAAGAACTGTGGAAGTGA